CAAGGCGATCAATTACGGCGTGATCTACGGGCTCAGTTCCTTCGGTCTCGCAGCCAGGACCGGCTCCAGCAAGACCGAAGCGCAGCAGTACATTGATGCGTACTTCAGGCGCTATGAAGGGGTGCAAGCCTACCTGGAAGCCCGCATCGAGGAAGCCCGCACCACGGAGCGGGTCCGCACGTTGTTTGGCCGCATGCGTCCCATCCCGGAAATTAGAAGCCCGGATGCGGTGGCGCGAAACCGGGCCGAGCGCGAGGCCATGAATACCCCGTTGCAGGGCACCGCCGCTGACCTGCTGAAGTTGGCAATGGTGAAAGTACACGATCGGCTCAAGCGGGAGAAGCTCGGAACCCGGATGATCCTGACCGTCCACGACGAACTCGTCTTCGAGTCGCCGGAGGAGGAAGTGGACGCGGCACAGGAGATCATCCAAAAGGAAATGGAAGGCGTCTACCCGCTCAAGGCGCCTCTGAAGGTGGATATGGGGACTGGAAAGAACTGGAAGGAAGCCAAATAGGGCAGGCGTCGGGCTTGTTCGCCGCCTGGCACGCTGGGCCGTTGATCGGCCAGATCGAGGAGGCAAATCGTATGGAGTCCCTGGACTCATTCCGACATCTGTTCAAGTATGACCACTGGGCCAACCAGGAATCTCTCCGCAGCATCTCCAGCCTCAGCACGACCAATGAACGGGCGCTCAAAATTGCCGGGCATATTGTTGGAGCGCAGCGCGTCTGGCTGGGGCGCTTGGAAGCGCCCGGCGGTGCCCCTCCTGCGCCATGGCCGTTCATGACTCTGGAAGAAACGTGCGCGGCTTTCAGCGAGCTGCACGAGCGTTGGAATTTGTTCCTTAGCAGTCTGGGACCTGAACGCCTGGATGAAGATATTGTCCACCGCAACACCAAGGGGGCTGAATTTCGTGTCCCGATTCGGGACATCCTGATGCAATTGGTGCTGCACGGCGCCTACCACCGTGGGCAAATTGCCGCAGAAATCCGGGGAGCGGGCGGGAACCCGTCCGCAACCGATTACATCGTCTATGTCCGCCGGCACGGAAATTAACACTCCCTGGGAATAAACCTGACGGTGAAGGTTTCGTATCAGCGACCGGCCGGCTTTCGTGGCCGGCAGCAGGTCTGCTTTTCACCTCCATGCCGCGGATACCGTAGTAGATGAAGCTCAGGCTCAATAATTCAGCGCAACTTTTTCTTTTGTTGGGGGTTTGATCCTGCTGAAGGCAGAACCAGGACG
This region of Terriglobia bacterium genomic DNA includes:
- a CDS encoding DinB family protein; this encodes MESLDSFRHLFKYDHWANQESLRSISSLSTTNERALKIAGHIVGAQRVWLGRLEAPGGAPPAPWPFMTLEETCAAFSELHERWNLFLSSLGPERLDEDIVHRNTKGAEFRVPIRDILMQLVLHGAYHRGQIAAEIRGAGGNPSATDYIVYVRRHGN